The following nucleotide sequence is from Neokomagataea tanensis.
CTGGCTTATATAATGCCTATCTTGGGCGGCATTGCAGGTGACCGTATAGTAGGAACAAGGGTAGCTATGCTTTTAGGCGCAGCAGGCCTGACTTCTGGATATCTTTGTTTATCACTTATACCGCAATCTATTACGGGCCTATTTTGTGCACTCTCCTTAATCGCAGTAGGAAACGGCTTATTCAAACCGAATGCCGGGAATTTGGTACGGAAAATTTATGCTGACGATAAAACAAAATTAGATACCGTTTTCACCCTTTATTATATGTCGGTAAATATAGGATCCATGGTTTCAATGTTATTGACACCTTGGCTACACACTAATTACGGTCCAAACGTTGCATTTGGGGCATGTGTTGTTGGTTTAATCATCGGTTTACTATACTATAGTCTGCGCTCAAAATGGCTTAATTCTGTAATTAAAAATGACAAAACAAATATGATTAAAAACTTTAAAAAATCATATTTCGCTATTGGTATTTTTTTGTCTTTAATATTTTGTTACTTAATCATTCAAAATGAATTTTTGGCAGAGTGGGGTATTTTATTTTCTATTTTAGGTATTATATATTTGTGGATTAGAACGTACAAAAAATCAAAAGCGCATGAACACGCATCCTTAATAAAAGGATACTCATTAAGTGTTTTTGCTGCAGTTTATTATGCCTATTATCAACAAAGCATTACATCACTAACGCTCTATACTATGAGAGACGTATCAGGTGATTTTAATATTTTTGGGAAGGCAATATTTCATTTTAGCCCAGGCCAGTTTCAATCACTTAACTCTTTCTGGATTTTCTTGCTGAGCCCTGCTTTGGCATGGTTATACCAATCATTAGGGCGGGCAGAACGGGAGCCGTCAATTGGGCAGAAAATGCTCTTGGGCTACGCAGTTCTAACGTGCGCCTTTTTCCTCTGGTGGTTCACAAGCCTTACCGCAAGCACTAGCGTTTCCCCATGGGTTATGGTGGCCGGTTATGGTTTGATGTCTTTGTCAGAGCTACTGACTGGTGGGTTGGGGTTAGCTGTCGTCGCGCGTTATGTCCCGGACAGATTTGGAGGCGTTATGAATGGCTCTGTTTATGCATTATGGGGGGTAGCCATGTATGCTGGGAGTCTTATGGCAAACGCTGTTGAATACATACCGGGAAACGGAGGTGGCGCAAACGTATATGCACCGCTTTTTAAAAACTTAACCTTCTTAGCATTATCCATCCTGTTGTTCGGATCAATAATGTATTATCTTACCTCAAGAATAGCGAAGCGGTACTCGTAGGAACTTTATAAATGCACCGAAAAAAAAGAATAGCTGTCGCTGCAATTATAAGGGACGAACGCTCTGATATTTTGACATGGCTTGGATGGTACAGAAATCTCGGCGTTGATACTTTAATTATTTTCGATGACGGTTCTTCCGACGGTACAACGCAGATAATACGCGATGCTGCATGCTGTTTCGATATTCGATTATACAAAATTGAAAATCAAGAAGGTAGCCATATCCTACGGCAGAAAGATGTTTACTTATATGTATTGAAAAACATTGCCCCGTATTTCGACTGGGTTGGTTTCTTTGATGCCGATGAGTTTTTATTTTTGGAAAAAAACCAAAATCTGGCAGATTTTTTTGCACAAGTCCCGGCTGATGTTGGTGCTGTAGCCTTTAACTGGTGCAATTATGGCAGCTCAGGGCACGTCTTAAAGCCTCAGTCCCCGCTAATTTGGGCTTTTGATCATCACTCCACTGCACAGGAAACAATAAATCGGCACGTAAAAACTTTTATAAGGCCTGCTGCTTGGTCTGGTGAGTGGGTCAACGTGCATTATTTTCCACTCAAAAATTCCCGGTATGTGGACGCATCCCTCAACGATATGAGGTGGTCTAAAACACCGGGAATTTCATCCGAAACGCCAGATTGGTCATCGGGCCGAATACTTCATTATCAGGCGCGCAGTATGGAGCATTTCATCGAAAGGGCGAAAAGAAGGCGGGATGTCACGCTTACTGTGGATGATTTTCGTATAATTGATAGAAATGAATTATACGCTGAAAATCCTAAAAAAATGTGGGAAAATATTGCTCCGTGGATTAAAAAAGTAGAGCTACAATCTTATGTACGCGCCTTTAAAGGCCTTGATAACAATCAAAATAATAAGTCCGAATATTTAAATTCTGAATTTAATATTTATGAAATTGTTCATGAACATTATAGGAAGAAGTTATTTGCTTTATACGTCCCTAGGGCGGGCGAAGATAAGGTATTTATTTTCACGGTAGACGAAGGTGGATTTCCCGTCCCAATCAAGATCGAGTTTGATTACCGGGTGTGTGACGAGTTCGTAGAATATACATTAATTTCAATTCCGTCACAAAATAAATTTGCTCTACAAAATCCGACGACACATAAGTATCTATGCGCATTACCATCGGAATGTAATCTAAAATTATCATCAAGTAGGAAAGAAATTAGTGATTGGGAAAAATACTCTTTCAAGGAATGCGATTATCCCGTTATTCACCCTTCACTATTTCTTCTTCTGCAAGACATATTTTCGTATCCAGTCACTTTAGAGTCTATCTCGTACTTTTATAAGATAGACCCTAAAATGATGTATTATATTCTACCTATTGCTGTGAAAGTTCTTCCACCAGAGGAGACGGCGCAGTTAGAAATCCTTCTGGGGTTTAAAATCCTGTAAGCACAGTCTTTCCGATAGATTTTCCGCTTTCTTGTAGTGCGTGTGCTTTGAGCAAATTTTGTAAAGTGATCGCACCGTTCAAGTGGTAGAGCGTTGTTTGTATTAATCCCGCATCTACCAAGGAAGCGACTTGAGATAATATATGGCCTTGCGCGCTCATGTCGGGTGTTTCAAATATTGGGCGTGTAAACATGAACTCCCAGTGTACTGACAATGATTTGCGCTTAAAGGGCATGATATCGAAACTGCCCGGATCATCTATCAGCGCCAACGCCCCCTGTGGAGCAAGTACCTGCAATATTTCATCGCGGTGCTGTGCTGTTTGCGTGAGACTTGCGACGTAGCGCACATGCGGAATACCAAGGCGTTTGAGTTCTTGTGATAATGGGCGTGTGTGATCAATGATATGATGCGCGCCCATCTTTTCGCACCATGCAATTGTTTCCGGGCGAGAAGCTGTAGCGACAACACGCAAACCAGTCAGACGGCGGGCGAGCTGTATTAAAATTGATCCAACCCCGCCAGCGCCACCAATGATTAAAATGGTATCGTCTGTAAATTGGTTGTTGAGAGGCACGCGTAAACGATCAAATAAGAGCTCCCATGCTGTGATAGCAGTGAGGGGCAATGCGGCGGCTTCTGAAACATTTAATGTTTTAGGGGCGTGAGCGATAATGCGCTCATCTACAGCTTGATACTCAGCATTACTGCCAGGCCGGATTGCACTCCCGGCGTAAAAGACGCGATCACCTGAGCGAAATTTTGATACGTTTCCACCTGTAGCGACGACAGTTCCACAGGCATCGTAACCCAGAATGCGTACGGCGTCGCTAGTTGGAAGAGCGCTCTGACGGAGCTTAGTGTCTACTGGATTTATTGAAACTGCCGCAATCTCGACGATAACATCGTGAGGCTGTGGCTCGGGCGTCGGTGCCTGTATTTCAATTAAAGCATTATCATCCGTTAGTGACGAAGCTCGGCTGTGGCCAAAGGCTTTCATGTCGCATTCCTCTCTTGGGGGGGGTTAGTGCCCTTGGTCCATAAGCATCCCGGTGATGGCCTTTTTAAAGGGGATCAAACGATCAGCCAGCCCCAATCCCAAGCGGCGAACAGCCATGGCGGGCGTACTATCACGGGTGTAAAGAGTCGCTATGGCATTGGTCCCGGCATAAAGCGGGAGCGTAGCCCGACGATGCTGCCGCTCGTATCGCGCAAGGCTGCTTGGGGCGCCTGCATCCTTTGGGCCGTCTGCGATGGCACGAGCTAAAGTCTCTTGCCCTTTGAGGCCTAAATTAAAGCCGTGAGCCGTAATTGGATGCATACCAACTGCGGCATCTCCAATAAGTGCCAGACGGGGGGCTTTAAAACGATGCGCAAATACGGTTTTTAAAGGGTAGGAGCATCGCGGGCTAGCTAATGCTAGTTCCCCTAGGCGGCCGCCAGACCTTTGCGTAATTTCGGCATTAAAGGCTTGTTCATCAAGAGAACAAAGACGTTCAATTTCTGCTTCCTCCAGCGTCAGGACCAAGGAAGAAATTGATCCGTCTTCTCCATCCGATAAGATCGGTAGAAAGGCAATTGTCTGGCCTGCATCAAACCATTGAAGCGCTATGTTTTCGTGAGATTTTGGGTGCCGCACACGGCAGACCATTATCCGCCGTTTAAAATCGTCAATGATGGCCCCTATACCTGCCGTTTCGCGCATTTTTGAAAAACGACCGTCTGCTGCAACGAGCAGATCAGCTGACAGTGCTTCACCCCCTTTGAGTACGACACACGCGGCACTGACTGTGTGTTCTGCGCGCTCAATAGCCACGCCTGCACGGATTGCTATGCGGGGTGAATTGGATGCAATTGTATAGAGAGATTGTCTAATATGGTGGTTGGCCACCATGTAGCCTAACGCGTCCGGACCGTCTTTAGGAGCATCAAAGATAAGGGGGAGGGACGAGTGCCGTCCCGTTTCCACGCGAGCGGTATACATGGGACAGACCGCATCAGCTGGAATGTGCTCCCAAGCCCCGGCCTCTTTTAACCATTGGACGGCATGATGTGTGAGCGCTATTTCGCGGCCATCAAACGGTGGAGATATGAGCGTTTCAAGGGGAGAACGCTCCACGATGCAGACTTCTCTTCCATCTCGTGCAAGAGAAATAGCGCATGCGAGGCCAGTTGGCCCGCCACCAATGATGATTACGTCGTAACGCATAGAGTCAATCCTCATCTGCAGCGAACGAGGCATTCTTCCCGTTCCAGATTGCCATGTATGGCTTTATATCTGGGCGCGGCTTACTTAGTTCCGGATTAGACGGTGTTCCGACAAGCAGAAAGCCCTCAAGCCTGTGCGGTGTGGTAAGACCCAGACTTTCCAGAAGTTGTTGGTCTTTCTGAAAAGCACCTGTAACCCAGACGCCGCTGAAGCCTTCAAAATGCAAAGCATTTAATACATTCATGGCCCCCGCAGCCACCGCTGCTTCCTGTTCACTTACAGGAATCTTGCCTTCTGGTTGTACGTGGAATCCAAGCGCAATGATCGCAGGGATGGTGCGGAATTTCTCACGGCGTTTCTTAAGCTTAAAGTCCGGCGTATCCGGTGCTTGGCGGATAACCGCGTCACACACTTGATCTGCAAATGCTGTGCGGTATTCGCCAGCAATGACAGTGTAGCGCCAAGGGCGTAAACGTCCGTGGTCTGGGGCACGAAGCCCCGCTGACAAAATGCGTTCCAGCTCAATTCCGGAAGGAGCGGGCTCAACGAGTTGATCGGTTGAGGCGCGGGACAAGAGGGTATCAAGGACGGACTTGCTCATAATTGAAATATGGATCGCTCCAAGCATTCCGCCAAGAGGAAAGATTGCATGCATGAACTGCATAGAAATAATTCTAAGGGTGGTGTAGCAATGAAGTATGACTGACAAACGCCACGCACAGCTGGAGCGTACGACCAGCGAAACCGAGATTTCTGTAAAACTCACCATTGAAGGTGAAGGCCGCGCAGATATTGAAACAGGCATTGGCTTCTTTGACCATATGCTTACGGCGCTGGCTCGCCATAGCGGGATGGATTTAACCGTCCGCGCGAAAGGCGATTTGCATATTGATGACCATCATACGGTTGAAGACGTTGGCATCGTAATAGGCCAGGTGTTGCGTCAAGCCGTTGGTGATAAGCGTGGCATAGAACGTTTTGGTCATGCACTTGTCCCGCTGGACGAAGCACTGTGCGAAGCCGTCGTTGACATATCGGGGCGCCCTTACCTTGCGTGGAACGTGACGTTCACACGTGAAAAGATCGGCACGATGGACACCGAACTTTTTGAGGAATTCTTCAGAGCGTTCGCTATGTCAGCACATGTTGCACTCCACCTGACCACGAAGTCAGGAACGAACGCCCATCATATTGCTGAAAGTACGTTTAAGTCAGTTGCGCGGGCATTGAGGATGGCAGTTGCAAGAGACCCAAGAGCACTCAACAGCATTCCTTCAACAAAGGGGGTTTTGTGAGAACATACCGTGCTTTTTTTTCCCATGAGTCAGACCCTGTTTTAGTCAAATTGGGCTTCTCTAAACGGGTGCTTATTTTAGGGCCATTGGGTCTTTTAAGCCTTGGTGCGTGGATTTCTGGCCTTTTGCTTGCTGCCGTAGATATGGCTGCCCTAGTTTTTTGCCCTGCCGGGTACACCAGTATAGCCATAGGCTCTCTCAACATAGCATGCGCGGTCTTCACCCCAGAAATACGGTGCTGGGAACTCTCTTTGTCAGGTCATACCTCGCTGGAAGAGGACAATGTCATCGCAGCAAACCACGATCAGGCCTTACTTCGTGTGCTGGATAGACAAATCACGGTCAACACACCGCCGGAGTTACCATGCGTATTGTCGTAATTGATTATAATGGTGGTAACCTTGCATCTGCCGCCGAGGCTGCAAGAAAAGCCGCTGCGCGCTTTGACCTTCATGCAGAGGTTTCGATCTCTAGAGACACAACTGATATACTAAATGCTGACCGCCTGATTTTACCAGGCCAAGGCGCAATGGCGGATTGTGCCCGAGGACTTGGCACGGAGTTACGGTCGTTGTTGGAAACAGCGACTGAAAACGGTACGCCTTTTTTAGGCATTTGTGTCGGCATGCAGCTAATGTGTGATTACGGTGTGGAGTATGGCCGCACCGAAGGTCTGGGCTGGATATCAGGCTCCATCCAGAAAATCACCGAAGCACAAAAAGAAGGGCTGCGCTTACCGCATATGGGTTGGAATACCCTTGATTTTATTCCTGGGCAGCATTTGTTAACAAAAGGTCTGACACCCGGCGATCACGGTTATTTTGTACATTCTTACGCCCTGCATGATGGGTCTGAGAACGACTTGGTAGCAAGCAGCAACTACGGAGCGCGCATACCGGCCATCGTGGCGCGAGGTAATCGTTGCGGAACGCAATTCCACGTCGAAAAAAGTCAAGATGTTGGGCTTACAATCATGGGTAATTTCCTCAAATGGGAGATGTAAAAGTAAGCTGCGAACGCGTGACCTCTGCTCTTTCCGATGATGACTTGGAAATGCTGTGCGAAGCTGCATTAGCGGGTATCTTGGATGGTGGGGGGTTCGGTTGGATACGCCCTCCCAGCCGTGACGTTCTCAAGCGCTATTTTGAGGGCTTGCTTTTAGTCCCTGAACGTAACCTTTACGTTGTACGTGAAAACGGCATTATCTGCGGGGCGGGTCAACTAATCCGCCCTCCAGCAAGTTACGAAGCTCACGCTGCGACTGTTACTCTGACAGCTTTTTTTATTGCGCCCTATGCCCGTGGGCGGGGGCTTGGCTACCAATTACTCACCACTATGTTGAATGGTGCTAAGGCAATTGGTTGCAAAGTCGTTAACTGCGACGTACGCGAAACACATACTCAAGCTATACGGCTCTTCCGTTCCTTCGGTTTTGAAGAATGGGGGACACATCCTTATTATGCACGGATCGGAGGCCAAACTGTGCGCGGCATTTTTCTTTCCAAACTTCTTGCTGATGACCACGAAGCCAGTGAGTGGCGCTTCACTCCCGACACAGGCGCAACAAATCATCCAGCGCGCAGAGCTCTAACGCTTTATCCCGCTATTGACCTTAAGGACGGAGCCTGTGTGCGTTTGCGCAGGGGCGAAATGGATGACGCAACGCACTATTCAGACGACCCTGCGGCTCAGGCAAAAACATTCGCGGACGCAGGATGCCAGTATCTTCACGTGGTAGACTTGAATGGTGCGTTTGCCGGGCGGTCCGTAAACTACTCAGCGATTGAAGCCATCGTTCGGGCCACCGACCTTCCTGTGCAGCTAGGCGGCGGCATCCGAGACAT
It contains:
- a CDS encoding peptide MFS transporter — its product is MNTTAEQRRRGFSVVFAIELWERFGFYGMQAVLTVFLVQQLGFSDHRVNSLLGASSALAYIMPILGGIAGDRIVGTRVAMLLGAAGLTSGYLCLSLIPQSITGLFCALSLIAVGNGLFKPNAGNLVRKIYADDKTKLDTVFTLYYMSVNIGSMVSMLLTPWLHTNYGPNVAFGACVVGLIIGLLYYSLRSKWLNSVIKNDKTNMIKNFKKSYFAIGIFLSLIFCYLIIQNEFLAEWGILFSILGIIYLWIRTYKKSKAHEHASLIKGYSLSVFAAVYYAYYQQSITSLTLYTMRDVSGDFNIFGKAIFHFSPGQFQSLNSFWIFLLSPALAWLYQSLGRAEREPSIGQKMLLGYAVLTCAFFLWWFTSLTASTSVSPWVMVAGYGLMSLSELLTGGLGLAVVARYVPDRFGGVMNGSVYALWGVAMYAGSLMANAVEYIPGNGGGANVYAPLFKNLTFLALSILLFGSIMYYLTSRIAKRYS
- a CDS encoding glycosyltransferase family 2 protein, coding for MHRKKRIAVAAIIRDERSDILTWLGWYRNLGVDTLIIFDDGSSDGTTQIIRDAACCFDIRLYKIENQEGSHILRQKDVYLYVLKNIAPYFDWVGFFDADEFLFLEKNQNLADFFAQVPADVGAVAFNWCNYGSSGHVLKPQSPLIWAFDHHSTAQETINRHVKTFIRPAAWSGEWVNVHYFPLKNSRYVDASLNDMRWSKTPGISSETPDWSSGRILHYQARSMEHFIERAKRRRDVTLTVDDFRIIDRNELYAENPKKMWENIAPWIKKVELQSYVRAFKGLDNNQNNKSEYLNSEFNIYEIVHEHYRKKLFALYVPRAGEDKVFIFTVDEGGFPVPIKIEFDYRVCDEFVEYTLISIPSQNKFALQNPTTHKYLCALPSECNLKLSSSRKEISDWEKYSFKECDYPVIHPSLFLLLQDIFSYPVTLESISYFYKIDPKMMYYILPIAVKVLPPEETAQLEILLGFKIL
- a CDS encoding zinc-binding alcohol dehydrogenase family protein — translated: MKAFGHSRASSLTDDNALIEIQAPTPEPQPHDVIVEIAAVSINPVDTKLRQSALPTSDAVRILGYDACGTVVATGGNVSKFRSGDRVFYAGSAIRPGSNAEYQAVDERIIAHAPKTLNVSEAAALPLTAITAWELLFDRLRVPLNNQFTDDTILIIGGAGGVGSILIQLARRLTGLRVVATASRPETIAWCEKMGAHHIIDHTRPLSQELKRLGIPHVRYVASLTQTAQHRDEILQVLAPQGALALIDDPGSFDIMPFKRKSLSVHWEFMFTRPIFETPDMSAQGHILSQVASLVDAGLIQTTLYHLNGAITLQNLLKAHALQESGKSIGKTVLTGF
- the ubiM gene encoding 5-demethoxyubiquinol-8 5-hydroxylase UbiM translates to MRYDVIIIGGGPTGLACAISLARDGREVCIVERSPLETLISPPFDGREIALTHHAVQWLKEAGAWEHIPADAVCPMYTARVETGRHSSLPLIFDAPKDGPDALGYMVANHHIRQSLYTIASNSPRIAIRAGVAIERAEHTVSAACVVLKGGEALSADLLVAADGRFSKMRETAGIGAIIDDFKRRIMVCRVRHPKSHENIALQWFDAGQTIAFLPILSDGEDGSISSLVLTLEEAEIERLCSLDEQAFNAEITQRSGGRLGELALASPRCSYPLKTVFAHRFKAPRLALIGDAAVGMHPITAHGFNLGLKGQETLARAIADGPKDAGAPSSLARYERQHRRATLPLYAGTNAIATLYTRDSTPAMAVRRLGLGLADRLIPFKKAITGMLMDQGH
- a CDS encoding nitroreductase family protein, with the translated sequence MLGAIHISIMSKSVLDTLLSRASTDQLVEPAPSGIELERILSAGLRAPDHGRLRPWRYTVIAGEYRTAFADQVCDAVIRQAPDTPDFKLKKRREKFRTIPAIIALGFHVQPEGKIPVSEQEAAVAAGAMNVLNALHFEGFSGVWVTGAFQKDQQLLESLGLTTPHRLEGFLLVGTPSNPELSKPRPDIKPYMAIWNGKNASFAADED
- the hisB gene encoding imidazoleglycerol-phosphate dehydratase HisB; translation: MTDKRHAQLERTTSETEISVKLTIEGEGRADIETGIGFFDHMLTALARHSGMDLTVRAKGDLHIDDHHTVEDVGIVIGQVLRQAVGDKRGIERFGHALVPLDEALCEAVVDISGRPYLAWNVTFTREKIGTMDTELFEEFFRAFAMSAHVALHLTTKSGTNAHHIAESTFKSVARALRMAVARDPRALNSIPSTKGVL
- the hisH gene encoding imidazole glycerol phosphate synthase subunit HisH; its protein translation is MRIVVIDYNGGNLASAAEAARKAAARFDLHAEVSISRDTTDILNADRLILPGQGAMADCARGLGTELRSLLETATENGTPFLGICVGMQLMCDYGVEYGRTEGLGWISGSIQKITEAQKEGLRLPHMGWNTLDFIPGQHLLTKGLTPGDHGYFVHSYALHDGSENDLVASSNYGARIPAIVARGNRCGTQFHVEKSQDVGLTIMGNFLKWEM
- the hisA gene encoding 1-(5-phosphoribosyl)-5-[(5-phosphoribosylamino)methylideneamino]imidazole-4-carboxamide isomerase; translation: MGDVKVSCERVTSALSDDDLEMLCEAALAGILDGGGFGWIRPPSRDVLKRYFEGLLLVPERNLYVVRENGIICGAGQLIRPPASYEAHAATVTLTAFFIAPYARGRGLGYQLLTTMLNGAKAIGCKVVNCDVRETHTQAIRLFRSFGFEEWGTHPYYARIGGQTVRGIFLSKLLADDHEASEWRFTPDTGATNHPARRALTLYPAIDLKDGACVRLRRGEMDDATHYSDDPAAQAKTFADAGCQYLHVVDLNGAFAGRSVNYSAIEAIVRATDLPVQLGGGIRDMEAIERWLSTGVERVILGSVAVKDPDLVKQAARAFPGRIVAGIDARQGKVATEGWAEVSELEANDLALRMEDAGVSAVIFTEISRDGMLAGLDLEQTAAMAKSLSIPVIASGGVGTLEHLQALRDVAQEVPGIAGAIVGRALYDGRVQLRDALDVFKAC